One genomic segment of Streptomyces sp. RerS4 includes these proteins:
- a CDS encoding endo alpha-1,4 polygalactosaminidase, whose translation MKPWTERRTKRFTTALVAGLLLLTAACATEPDDDEGPGPWPDQAPGERWQPRPGTAWQWQLTGRLDPSVDVPVYDIDGFNTTKEEVARLKKDGRKTICYISAGAYEDFRPDAGKFPKALLGEGNGWEGERWLDIRATAELEPIMAQRFDMCRDKGFDAVEPDNMDAYRNRSGFPVTADDQLKFNRLIARLAHDRGLAVGLKNDLDQIPELVGDFDFAVNEQCAQYRECERLTPFIEAGKAVFHAEYELPTRRFCKESRALKLSSLEKKLELGAWRKAC comes from the coding sequence ATGAAGCCTTGGACGGAGCGCCGGACGAAGCGTTTCACCACCGCCCTGGTCGCCGGCCTGCTGCTGCTCACGGCCGCCTGTGCCACGGAACCGGACGACGACGAGGGCCCCGGCCCCTGGCCCGACCAGGCGCCCGGCGAACGCTGGCAGCCCCGGCCGGGCACCGCCTGGCAGTGGCAACTGACCGGCAGGCTCGACCCGTCGGTGGACGTGCCCGTCTACGACATCGACGGCTTCAACACCACCAAGGAGGAGGTCGCCCGCCTCAAGAAGGACGGCCGCAAGACCATCTGCTACATCTCCGCCGGCGCCTACGAGGACTTCCGCCCCGACGCCGGGAAGTTCCCGAAGGCCCTGCTCGGCGAGGGCAACGGCTGGGAGGGTGAACGCTGGCTGGACATCCGGGCGACCGCCGAGCTGGAGCCGATCATGGCGCAGCGCTTCGACATGTGCCGCGACAAGGGCTTCGACGCGGTGGAACCCGACAACATGGACGCCTACCGCAACAGGTCCGGCTTCCCCGTCACCGCCGACGACCAGCTGAAGTTCAACCGGCTCATCGCCCGCCTCGCCCACGACCGGGGCCTGGCCGTCGGCCTCAAGAACGACCTCGACCAGATCCCCGAGCTCGTCGGCGACTTCGACTTCGCGGTCAACGAGCAGTGCGCCCAGTACCGCGAGTGCGAGCGGCTGACCCCCTTCATCGAGGCGGGCAAGGCCGTCTTCCACGCCGAGTACGAACTCCCGACGCGCCGCTTCTGCAAGGAATCGCGCGCCCTGAAGCTCAGCTCCCTGGAGAAGAAGCTCGAACTGGGAGCCTGGCGCAAGGCGTGCTGA
- a CDS encoding spherulation-specific family 4 protein has translation MLLVPLYEHPADRPEEWERLIHGAGAGLLHSVVLNPDSGPGAAPDDRFAAVAARLKEAGVPVLGYADTDYGRRPHAVVVQDLLRHRDWYATDGAFLDQVAAGPDLLPHYGRLAVAARAAGARTLVLNHGVHPHPGYVPLADLLVTFEGPWDAYRDAAAAPPPWTADHPARTFCHLVYAVPPGAPAAELAAERRAGVHCAVPGTGAHPWGTLPYALEAAG, from the coding sequence ATGCTGCTGGTACCGCTCTACGAGCATCCCGCCGACCGCCCCGAGGAGTGGGAACGGCTCATCCACGGCGCCGGCGCCGGTCTGCTGCACTCGGTGGTGCTCAACCCCGACAGCGGGCCGGGCGCGGCTCCCGACGACCGCTTCGCGGCCGTCGCCGCCCGGCTGAAGGAGGCCGGCGTGCCCGTCCTCGGCTACGCCGACACCGACTACGGGCGCCGCCCGCACGCCGTCGTCGTCCAGGACCTGTTGCGCCACCGCGACTGGTACGCCACCGACGGCGCCTTCCTCGACCAGGTCGCCGCCGGGCCGGACCTGCTGCCCCACTACGGGCGGCTCGCCGTCGCCGCCCGTGCGGCGGGGGCCCGTACGCTCGTCCTGAACCACGGCGTCCACCCGCACCCCGGCTACGTACCGCTCGCCGATCTCCTCGTCACCTTCGAGGGCCCCTGGGACGCCTACCGGGACGCGGCCGCCGCGCCGCCGCCCTGGACCGCCGACCACCCCGCCCGGACGTTCTGCCACCTCGTGTACGCCGTACCGCCGGGCGCGCCCGCCGCCGAACTCGCCGCCGAGCGGCGGGCGGGGGTCCACTGCGCGGTCCCCGGCACCGGCGCGCACCCCTGGGGCACGCTCCCGTACGCCCTGGAGGCGGCCGGATGA